A window of the Sardina pilchardus chromosome 21, fSarPil1.1, whole genome shotgun sequence genome harbors these coding sequences:
- the LOC134068389 gene encoding unconventional myosin-Ie-like, whose amino-acid sequence MEEMHTGSPATDPPLAPAGPNPAPKPKPQVPQCKALYAYDAQDTDELSFNADDLIDIIKEDASGWWTGRLRGKQGLFPNNYVTKI is encoded by the exons ATGgaggaaa TGCACACAGGCAGTCCAGCAACAGACCCCCCCCTGGCGCCGGCCGGCCCAAACCCCGCCCCCAAGCCCAAGCCCCAGGTTCCGCAGTGTAAGGCGCTGTACGCCTACGATGCCCAGGACACCGACGAGCTCAGCTTCAACGCTGACGACCTCATCGATATCATCAAGGAAG ATGCATCTGGTTGGTGGACCGGGAGACTGCGTGGGAAACAGGGCCTGTTTCCTAACAACTACGTCACCAAGATCTAA